In a genomic window of Saccharomyces paradoxus chromosome X, complete sequence:
- the IML1 gene encoding GTPase-activating protein IML1 (GTPase-activating protein (GAP), subunit of SEA and Iml1p complexes~similar to YJR138W) — protein MFARLHGKKQRPISSINSQTPRTSNTTHANSISLSSGNLIVGSNRNLREPKEQFGSQQRASNRNLILDKENDNNINNSGDNNYDNREQVHRHHIAGLKIRAYQAELGYHESRFSENLVMLNMIEFPDIKPGDLVELKTYHKNPSASNGDKKIYFIAKDFDEETKRRAKTSNVSILSGQLQSLLDLPSRSRIWIKLKPNKADLQADVVEFNIKDCLLNRGDMWVLSSKLVDTCVFMEQRLAFLDSIRGTIKGIYRNGKKIVSGYIGEQTRIIFRSESARLIFLIQITDEMWNFEETGEQLFQKMVNSFFPKIFKKWKDIDTHHTITIAFAISMDLSDTSFKDLTPGESLKNSKDYFRIVVDQVSIIHWVDIMETLREEFMEIRKDLLNKQTDKGYSVANGRFSPVIKSNFLELVNFATTILTDPFKQLDLRHTTTHVMIISPGSGLFDVDYSLLRLTGKKLLSLEMTMDLICLSKAPLHIVPLFRYRDFENRLHHCVPLWLSVFFWNDHAKKSNSEWTPRCKIYDLQMMGITENELIQEVDVEYLQLNKKIKSLSEFMNDYDKNAFEVKILPAGSNTKLPNKLNSKFDTVFEDDVVVRAKKIPATATTTHGNTKFIWRGPKVAIPAIKDVQKPNVIPDLSIKTIEASFYDDCNTTNDKISTPITSNNDNLEINDSLVSVRSTDNQNTSLALDSLKGLSKRNSLKDFTQRVITKFISNIDTSKNKEIKATFVRDDADNSPLGSNTPLPSSESKISNIKLQQKGLADYSVISNGGNLIIKKNLSIFGLPGKEIISGSPSSYLGSSHTRTSSKFSSMSDKAAFITEGQKLKPDGSNTHTFVKQFKHPINETWVDIKSPSIPVSNEFANELLPIRWKDVWPKYVAKKYSKWRSFTTPAELPITISDFPSKDDFERNFIFRNHSVTLNTDREQYNQTYKDLLRDMIYMRLLTGFQICVGRQVEKIELSRESGDSETVVNKYLDFSQNSTFKLYLMIDSEIHRITCSSSGIIDVERYLRNDETNLFDQVPSYIPLVKTRYESTFRDAMIDPLHVKRESLNWNQIDQVLAGYGDYLIDRKWHGFRAKYVVLPTDIPPNTYSMVINGKSETLNPEEIRVEGLRRLIGSITRSRLRTEKEKKGRKTKREEIQPEVMFYTGPLYNFINEQQTSLESSTINFKDSIFVNDNNFLNKNVELSKLAYQIQRGEDRITLVNRKWHWKKHEKCFVGSEMVNWLIRNFSDIDTREDAIKYGQKVMKEGLFVHVLNKHNFLDGHYFYQFSPEYAMDTNRLEKTNSHRSTLSDPKQMLRKVSSGSSNDPGAMTPFSSVIPAMSASNTSVADAKEPSRPILMLSNSLVIDVDPAGKSSKQESCTVHYDRVHNPDHCFHIRLEWLTTTPKLIDDLVGNWSRLCERYGLKMIEIPWEELCTIPSVNPFHSFVEIKLAINPWEDPEFKDRELFAKSKFYYHVYLLKASGFLLDNRASKFLQNQDIEFDIMYSWGKPQFKYVQYIHHTGAYVAELRENGCLFLAPNNIYISRVNPGNIIGKIHSASSSALDAQKVILNFKSTCLDYRKLRSIFLDAKEMWITGKIVED, from the coding sequence ATGTTTGCTAGATTGCATGGAAAGAAACAAAGACCAATTTCTTCCATCAATTCACAAACTCCAAGGACTAGCAATACAACTCATGCAAACAGCATATCCTTATCATCGGGTAATTTGATAGTAGGTTCAAATAGAAATTTGAGAGAACCGAAAGAGCAATTTGGTTCTCAACAAAGGGCTTCCAATAGAAACCTAATTTTAGATAAGGAAAACGacaataatatcaataacaGTGGTGACAATAATTATGACAATAGGGAGCAGGTCCACCGCCATCACATTGCAGGACTGAAAATAAGGGCATACCAAGCGGAATTAGGCTATCATGAGTCCCGATTTTCAGAGAATCTAGTGATGCTAAATATGATTGAATTCCCGGATATAAAACCTGGTGATTTGGTAGAATTAAAAACATATCATAAAAATCCATCTGCATCGAACGGagataagaaaatttattttattgCAAAAGATTTTGACGAAGAGACCAAGAGAAGGGCAAAAACTTCTAATGTTTCGATACTTTCGGGTCAATTGCAATCTCTGTTAGATTTGCCTTCTAGGTCTAGGATATGgataaaattgaaaccCAACAAAGCCGACTTACAGGCTGATGTAGTAGAGTTCAATATCAAGGACTGCTTACTAAATAGAGGTGATATGTGGGTTTTGTCATCTAAGCTGGTAGATACATGTGTGTTTATGGAGCAAAGGTTAGCATTTTTAGACTCTATCAGAGGTACTATTAAGGGAATTTATCGAAATGGTAAGAAAATTGTTTCTGGATATATTGGCGAACAAACAAGGATAATTTTTCGATCCGAATCTGCCAGgctgatttttttgattcagATTACTGATGAAATGTGGAACTTCGAAGAAACTGGTGAACAgttatttcaaaaaatggttAATTCATTTTTCCCGAAGATCTTtaagaaatggaaagatATAGACACTCACCACACTATTACTATAGCTTTCGCTATATCAATGGACTTGTCTGATACCTCATTTAAGGACTTAACGCCTGGCgaatctttgaaaaattcgaaaGATTATTTTAGGATAGTCGTAGATCAAGTCAGTATTATCCATTGGGTCGATATTATGGAAACATTAAGAGAAGAATTTATGGAAATTAGGAAGGATTTATTAAACAAGCAAACGGATAAAGGTTACAGTGTGGCTAATGGAAGATTTTCGCCTGTAATCAAGTCGAACTTTCTCGAATTGGTCAATTTTGCCACAACAATTTTAACCGATCCTTTTAAGCAATTGGACCTTAGACACACTACAACGCACGTCATGATTATTTCGCCCGGATCAGGATTATTTGACGTTGATTATAGTTTACTGAGGCtaacaggaaaaaaactGCTTTCTCTTGAAATGACAATGGATTTGATCTGTCTTTCAAAAGCTCCATTACACATCGTTCCACTTTTTAGGTACCGAGACTTCGAGAATAGACTTCACCATTGCGTACCGCTTTGGTTAagtgttttcttttggaatGATCATGCTAAAAAGAGTAACTCAGAATGGACTCCAAGATGTAAAATTTATGATCTACAAATGATGGGGATTACGGAAAATGAACTTATTCAGGAAGTAGATGTTGAATATTTGCAgctgaacaagaaaatcaagTCATTGTCTGAATTTATGAATGATTACGACAAGAATGCCTTCGAGGTGAAAATTTTACCTGCTGGATCTAATACAAAACTACCTAATAAGCTAAATTCAAAGTTTGATACTGTATTTGAGGATGATGTTGTTGTGAGAGCCAAAAAGATCCCcgcaacagcaacaacaacacaCGGTAACACAAAATTTATATGGAGAGGTCCAAAAGTTGCCATTCCAGCTATAAAGGATGTTCAAAAACCAAATGTGATACCAGATCTATCAATAAAAACGATAGAAGCCTCTTTTTATGATGACTGTAATACtacaaatgataaaattagCACTCCTATCACTTCTAACAACGACAATCTCGAAATAAATGACTCATTGGTCTCTGTGAGATCTACTGATAACCAAAACACATCTTTAGCGCTGGATTCGCTTAAAGGACTAAGCAAAAGGAACtcattgaaagattttACTCAAAGAGTCATTACAAAATTCATTTCCAACATAGACAcaagtaaaaataaagaaataaaggCAACGTTTGTTAGAGATGATGCAGATAACTCGCCTTTGGGCTCAAATACACCGTTACCATCTTCTGAAAGTAAGATAAGTAACATAAAATTACAACAAAAAGGCTTGGCAGATTACAGCGTTATCAGTAATGGTGGAAATTTGataatcaagaaaaacttATCCATTTTTGGGCTCCCTGGTAAGGAAATTATAAGCGGATCACCCTCCTCATATTTAGGGTCATCACATACCAGAACATCCTCCAAATTTTCCAGTATGTCTGACAAGGCTGCATTCATTACGGAAGGGCAAAAATTAAAACCTGACGGCTCGAACACTCATACCTTTGTAAAGCAATTTAAACATCCTATAAATGAAACCTGGGTGGATATCAAAAGTCCATCAATTCCGGTCAGTAACGAATTTGCCAACGAATTATTGCCTATACGTTGGAAAGATGTATGGCCAAAATATGTTGCCAAAAAATATAGTAAGTGGAGATCTTTTACAACCCCGGCAGAATTACCAATCACTATTTCTGACTTCCCATCTAAGGACGATTTTGAGAGGAACTTTATCTTTAGGAATCATTCGGTGACTTTAAATACGGATCGGGAACAGTATAACCAAACATACAAAGACCTACTACGCGATATGATCTACATGCGATTGTTGACTGGCTTTCAAATCTGCGTGGGTCGACaagtagaaaaaattgaactCTCTAGGGAAAGTGGTGACAGTGAAACTGTGGTGAACAAGTATTTAGACTTCAGTCAAAATAGTACGTTCAAGCTTTATCTAATGATCGACTCTGAAATACATAGAATAACATGCTCGTCGAGTGGAATTATTGACGTAGAAAGATATTTGAGGAATGATGAAACAAACTTGTTTGATCAAGTTCCTAGTTATATTCCGTTAGTTAAGACGAGATATGAAAGCACATTTCGTGATGCTATGATTGATCCACTTCATGTTAAAAGGGAATCTTTGAACTGGAATCAAATTGATCAGGTTCTAGCAGGTTATGGTGATTACTTAATTGATAGGAAATGGCACGGATTTCGAGCTAAATACGTGGTGTTGCCAACAGATATCCCCCCCAACACATATTCTATGGTCATCAATGGTAAAAGCGAAACCTTGAACCCTGAAGAAATTAGAGTCGAAGGGTTAAGGAGATTAATTGGCTCAATCACGAGATCAAGACTAAGAAcagaaaaggagaaaaagggaagaaaaactaaGAGAGAAGAAATACAGCCCGAAGTTATGTTCTACACTGGCCCACTTTACAACTTCATTAATGAGCAACAAACGTCTCTAGAAAGCTCGACTATAAATTTTAAAGATTCAATTTTTgttaatgataataatttcttgaacAAAAATGTGGAGCTATCCAAGTTAGCGTATCAGATTCAACGCGGTGAAGATCGTATTACTTTAGTCAACAGAAAATGGCACTGGAAAAAGCATGAAAAATGCTTTGTTGGCTCGGAGATGGTTAATTGGCTCATAAGAAACTTTTCTGATATAGATACTCGAGAAGATGCAATTAAATACGGGCAGAAGGTAATGAAAGAGGGACTATTTGTTCACGTTTTGAATAAGCACAATTTTTTGGACGGTCACTACTTCTATCAATTCTCACCCGAATACGCAATGGACACCAACAGACtagaaaaaacaaattcTCATCGCTCTACGTTATCCGATCCAAAGCAGATGTTGAGGAAAGTATCTTCCGGCAGCTCAAATGATCCAGGCGCAATGAcccctttttcttcagtaatACCTGCGATGAGCGCTTCGAACACTTCGGTTGCTGACGCCAAAGAACCGTCGCGCCCTATCTTGATGCTCAGCAACTCCCTTGTTATTGATGTAGATCCCGCGGGAAAATCCTCGAAGCAAGAATCGTGTACTGTTCATTATGATAGGGTTCATAACCCAGACCACTGTTTTCACATAAGATTGGAGTGGTTGACCACCACCCCAAAATTGATTGATGATTTGGTTGGCAACTGGTCAAGGTTGTGCGAAAGGTACGGTTTGAAAATGATTGAAATTCCTTGGGAAGAGCTTTGTACTATCCCTTCAGTTAACCCATTTCACtcttttgttgaaattAAGTTAGCTATCAATCCTTGGGAAGATCCTGAATTCAAGGATAGGGAGCTTTTCGCTAAAAGCAAGTTCTACTATCACGTCTATCTTCTGAAGGCATCTGGGTTTTTATTAGACAACAGGGCatccaaatttttacaaaacCAAGATATAGAGTTTGATATCATGTATTCATGGGGAAAACCGCAGTTCAAATATGTTCAATATATTCATCATACCGGTGCTTACGTCGCAGAACTGAGGGAAAATGGCTGCCTATTTTTAGCCCCTAACAACATTTATATATCCAGAGTAAATCCAGGAAACATAATCGGGAAAATTCATTCCGCTTCTAGCTCTGCATTAGATGCTCAAAAAGTGATTCtgaatttcaaatcaaCTTGCTTGGACTACCGAAAACTAAGATCAATCTTCCTGGACGCAAAGGAAATGTGGATTACAGGAAAAATTGTGGAAG